The Daucus carota subsp. sativus chromosome 2, DH1 v3.0, whole genome shotgun sequence genome includes a window with the following:
- the LOC135150521 gene encoding uncharacterized protein LOC135150521: MDRATQIHDLGAKSLFLSWFSSAVVDTTGWGAEICDTFKFNDVSDEAVKLRLFPFSLKDKAKGCWSNNQGYNQPQQGFQQGPKQYSQAGNSQQYAPKQPYHTPPGFQNHGQLANERPQGNLPSDTEVPGKRDPKEQVQSITLRSGKTTTGPTLTLVQDQGDEPQEIPAEVPSNTIGTNPTVEKDKAIPAAAPMSKPVYPPPPFPRRLKKQQLDKQFALEQMPSYAKFMKGILSKKLKLEELETVALTEECSAVLQQKLPPKLKDPGSFTIPCTIGKFSFDKCLCDLGASINLMPLSIFTQLGLPELKPTNMSLQLADRSITHPRGIIEDVLVKLVFGKACHLPVELEHKAYWALKKLNFDLQLAGEKRMMQLNELEEFRLRAYENNKLYKEKMGKRLVYMV, encoded by the exons agatctgtgacactttcaaattcaaTGACGTCTCTGATGAAGCTGTGAAGTTAAgacttttcccattttcactgaaggataaggccaagggatg ctggagtaataaccAGGGGTATAACcaacctcaacaaggatttcaacagggacctaaacagtacaGTCAGGCTGGAaattcacaacagtatgcacctaaacaacCATATCACACTCccccgggatttcagaatcatgggcaattagctaacgaaag accacaggggaatctccctagtgatacagaggtaccaggtaagagggaccctaaagaaCAAGttcaatccattacgctgagatctggaaaaactacaacagggcctaccttaacattagtacaagatcagggtgatgaaccgcaagaaattccagcagaagtTCCTTCAAACACAATTGGCACCAACCCTACTGTTGAAAAGGATAAGGCTATTCCTGCAGCTGCTCCGATGTCAAAACCagtatatccaccacctccatttcctaggaggttaaaaaaacagcagctggataagcaatttg cactcgagcaaatgcctagttatgccaagttcatgaagggtattctttcaaaaaagctaaagctcgaagAGCTAGAGACCgtggctttaacggaggaatgtagtgctgtacttcaacagaaattaccacctaaaCTTAAGGAtccgggaagctttactattccttgcactatcgggaagttctcttttgataagtgtctatgcgacttgggagctagcatcaatctgatgcctctatctatcttcacacaacttggcctgccagagctcaaaCCAACAAATATGTCTTTACAgttggctgatcgttcgatcacacatccgaggggtataattgaagatgtgctagtcaag ttagtgtttggcAAGGCTTGTCACCTACCAGTtgagttggaacataaagcttattgggccctaaagaagttgaacttcgacttgcaattagctggagagaaacgaATGATGCAACTCAATGAGTTAGAGGAGTttcgcctccgtgcttatgaaaataacaaactctacaaagaaaag ATGGGAAAAAGGCTTGTGTATATGGTATAA
- the LOC108207407 gene encoding uncharacterized protein LOC108207407, with translation MDGYVNVNFFWGGEIIKQDNDVLYTLDPKEMMYVKLSSSLEELRNMVFGLMHISRHHWDVKLSVKYPRIGVSNLVSGFFVKSVKSDDDVRRMLSIPERFHLGGDVSLFIEAESIAQPSQHYGGEYGGNYGQTGQTAAGGQVSNYVENYGGSFGGDYGGNYGQSQGMQGWSSGYNYGTIGEYGGGSSNTGRFVVEEVVDEDDLSGRQPSPARQTPKRGAAIALALENQEDDEEYGSERAISSSDDSEWNLSQEDVPESEDFSEVDSDEEREGNMHLQTQALSIHEPRAAWFGSQDYEPVIVSNKDAVMSLGFDPANDELTEGALFATKEVLIAAVKHAHISTDRNFIVEKSSTQVYKVKCVVSNCKWKLRAAKKKSHGLFQITKCPEIHTCLLDRPTQDHRKISAKMIGYVVAPYISQTPQLKVSNIITMVNDEYHHLVSYLKAWRGKMAAMESVYGSWKTTYNELPRFLNVMASTNVGSIVVVEVVPHHKERGTSTFVRAFWCLKAMIDGWQYARPVISIDGTFLKGKYNGKLLVAVGVDSNNHQYPICFALVDEETTENWSWFLRLLRRHVCRDRLGVCIISDRATGILAAMNDEASGFTPPMGYHRFCLHHVRSNFSKAFPGKELKMLMWLAGNTPQIRKYDAYMKKIGELSPQGLRWLLGISPALWTICHDTGHARFGQATTNITESFNGNVRVARHLPVTAMIEFMFYKTVRTVNKERNAVLEGIGEGHELCLRTRNKLEKIAAKANTHRVETFNRGTGLFSVKTQRYMVKGCNKGGNTQVVDITQRTCTCGKWACHRLPCSHLIAACNHNHLNWKQWIGPFHYNSTLLKLWEPMIYPLPATGYWDIDLPVQWRMFGTVVPNEALRKRRRKRGERGQSVRIRTEMDSSRTSHKCGRCKQEGHTRRSKRCPLYNVDPTV, from the exons ATGGACGGTTACGTAAACGTCAATTTCTTCTGGGGAGGTGAAATCATAAAACAAGATAACGATGTTCTCTACACCTTAGATCCGAAAGAAATGATGTATGTGAAATTGAGCAGCTCACTTGAAGAACTACGAAATATGGTGTTCGGGTTGATGCATATAAGTAGGCATCATTGGGATGTCAAGCTTAGTGTGAAATATCCTCGAATCGGGGTTAGTAACCTCGTTTCGGGGTTCTTTGTGAAGTCTGTTAAATCGGACGACGATGTTCGTAGGATGTTAAGTATCCCCGAGAGATTTCACTTGGGTGGAGACGTATCATTGTTTATCGAGGCCGAGAGTATTGCTCAACCCAGCCAACACTATGGAGGCGAGTATGGGGGGAACTATGGACAAACCGGACAAACCGCTGCAGGTGGCCAAGTTTCAAATTATGTTGAAAACTACGGTGGGAGTTTTGGAGGCGATTATGGGGGAAACTATGGACAAAGCCAGGGCATGCAAGGGTGGTCTAGCGGCTACAACTACGGGACGATTGGAGAGTATGGTGGTGGCTCGAGTAATACGGGTCGTTTTGTTGTTGAAGAGGTTGTGGACGAGGACGATTTGAGTGGTAGACAGCCATCACCGGCTCGTCAAACCCCGAAAAGAGGTGCAGCTATAGCTCTTGCACTGGAGAACCAGGAGGATGATGAAGAGTATGGCTCGGAAAGAGCCATAAGCAGCAGTGACGATTCGGAGTGGAATCTATCACAGGAGGATGTTCCGGAAAGTGAAGATTTTTCGGAGGTTGATTCCGATGAAGAAAGAGAGGGAAACATGCACTTGCAAACACAGGCATTGTCTATTCATGAACCTAGAGCTGCATGGTTTGGATCCCAGGATTACGAGCCTGTGATTGTGTCCAACAAGGACGCAGTTATGTCACTCGGGTTTGATCCCGCCAACGATGAGTTAACCGAAGGAGCTCTATTTGCTACCAAGGAAGTGCTCATAGCTGCTGTGAAACATGCACACATAAGTACAGATCGAAATTTCATCGTGGAGAAAAGCTCCACGCAAGTCTACAAAGTTAAATGTGTGGTTTCAAACTGCAAGTGGAAGCTAAGGGCCGCGAAGAAGAAGTCCCACGGCCTTTTTCAAATAACTAAATGTCCAGAGATTCACACATGCCTACTGGATAGACCCACGCAGGACCACCGCAAAATTTCAGCAAAAATGATTGGCTATGTGGTTGCTCCCTAC ATCTCCCAGACCCCTCAATTGAAGGTAAGCAACATCATCACAATGGTCAATGATGAGTACCACCATTTGGTTAGTTACTTGAAAGCATGGAGGGGGAAGATGGCCGCCATGGAAAGCGTTTATGGAAGCTGGAAGACAACCTACAACGAGCTCCCTCGGTTCCTTAATGTCATGGCCAGTACAAATGTCGGAAGTatagttgtggttgaggttgttccaCATCATAAAGAGAGGGGTACATCGACATTTGTTCGTGCATTTTGGTGCCTAAAAGCAATGATTGATGGTTGGCAGTATGCACGGCCAGTTATTTCCATTGATGGTACATTTCTTAAGGGAAAGTATAATGGGAAATTGCTGGTCGCGGTGGGAGTCGACTCTAATAACCACCAATATCCCATATGCTTCGCCCTTGTTGATGAGGAAACAACTGAAAATTGGTCTTGGTTTCTACGTCTTTTACGTAGACATGTATGCCGAGATAGATTGGGGGTTTGTATTATATCTGACCGTGCGACGGGGATCCTTGCTGCAATGAATGACGAAGCGAGTGGTTTTACCCCGCCGATGGGCTATCACAGATTCTGCCTCCATCATGTTAGGAGCAACTTCTCCAAGGCATTCCCGGGAAAGGAGCTTAAAATGTTAATGTGGCTAGCCGGCAATACGCCACAGATTAGGAAATATGATGCCTACATGAAGAAGATTGGAGAGCTTTCGCCTCAAGGCTTGAGGTGGTTGCTAGGGATAAGTCCAGCCCTCTGGACTATTTGTCATGACACAGGCCACGCTCGTTTCGGCCAAGCTACCACAAACATCACGGAGAGCTTTAATGGTAACGTGCGCGTGGCTCGGCACCTACCTGTGACCGCAAtgattgaattcatgttttataAAACTGTTAGGACGGTCAATAAGGAGAGGAACGCAGTGCTTGAGGGCATTGGGGAGGGTCATGAACTTTGTCTAAGGACGAGAAATAAGTTGGAGAAGATTGCAGCCAAAGCTAACACACACCGGGTCGAGACATTTAATAGAGGAACCGGTTTGTTCTCCGTAAAGACGCAAAGGTACATGGTAAAAGGGTGCAATAAGGGCGGGAACACGCAGGTGGTTGACATAACTCAGCGTACATGCACTTGCGGGAAATGGGCTTGCCACCGCCTACCGTGTTCACATTTGATTGCTGCTTGCAACCACAATCACTTAAACTGGAAACAGTGGATTGGCCCCTTCCACTACAACTCTACTTTGTTGAAATTGTGGGAGCCAATGATATATCCATTACCAGCAACTGGGTATTGGGATATTGATTTGCCAGTGCAATGGAGAATGTTTGGAACTGTGGTACCGAACGAGGCCTTGCGAAAGAGAAGGCGTAAACGAGGAGAAAGGGGTCAATCCGTCAGAATACGCACGGAGATGGACAGTTCCCGTACAAGTCACAAATGTGGCCGCTGCAAGCAAGAAGGACACACTAGACGTAGTAAAAGGTGTCCATTGTACAATGTTGACCCTACTGTGTAA